One genomic region from Streptomyces sp. NBC_00457 encodes:
- a CDS encoding DNA translocase FtsK: protein MASRPSAAKKQPSKKAAASAKAPAKKAAAKKAPAKKAPAKKAAAKKPAPRPAPNPTGGILWLVRAIWLGAAHAVGAVFRGIGQGAKNLDPAHRKDGIALLLLGLALIVAAGTWSNLRGPVGDLVEILVTGAFGRLDLLVPPLLALIAVRFIRHPEKPEANGRIVIGLSALLIGVLGQVHIACGAPARSDGMQAIRAAGGLIGWGAATPLTYTMGELLAVPLLVLLTIFGLLVVTATPVNAIPQRLRLLGRKLGLLHDPADDEDEFSDDDERYDDQWRDALPERPRRRGPKPEAYDPESAEQEALSRRRGRPRRSAVPKPAMDRQMDAVDVAAAAAAALDGAVMHGMPPSPIVADLTQGVSVGDREGTPTPTPTPVPAARPKQEKLKADVPDLTKSAPDEIRDLPPRAEQLQLSGDITYSLPSLDLLTRGGPGKARSAANDAVVASLTTVFSEFKVDAAVTGFTRGPTVTRYEVELGPAVKVERITALTKNIAYAVASPDVRIISPIPGKSAVGIEIPNTDREMVNLGDVLRLAAAAEDEHPMLVALGKDVEGGYVMANMAKMPHILVAGATGSGKSSCINCLITSIMMRATPEDVRMVLVDPKRVELTAYEGIPHLITPIITNPKRAAEALQWVVREMDLRYDDLAAFGYRHIDDFNQAIRDGKLKTPEGSERELKTYPYLLVIVDELADLMMVAPRDVEDSIVRITQLARAAGIHLVLATQRPSVDVVTGLIKANVPSRLAFATSSLADSRVILDQPGAEKLIGKGDGLFLPMGANKPTRMQGAFVTEEEVAVVVQHCKDQMAPVFRDDVTVGTKQKKEIDEDIGDDLDLLCQAAELVVSTQFGSTSMLQRKLRVGFAKAGRLMDLMESRGIVGPSEGSKARDVLVKPDELDGVLAVIRGESDG from the coding sequence ATGGCCTCACGTCCCTCCGCAGCCAAGAAGCAGCCTTCGAAGAAGGCTGCCGCTTCGGCGAAGGCTCCGGCGAAGAAGGCCGCCGCCAAAAAGGCCCCGGCGAAGAAGGCGCCCGCCAAGAAGGCCGCGGCCAAGAAGCCCGCGCCCAGGCCGGCGCCGAACCCCACCGGGGGCATCCTCTGGCTCGTGCGCGCGATCTGGCTCGGCGCCGCGCACGCCGTCGGCGCGGTGTTCCGGGGCATAGGGCAGGGCGCGAAGAACCTCGACCCGGCGCACCGCAAGGACGGCATCGCCCTGCTGCTGCTCGGCCTCGCGCTGATCGTGGCCGCGGGGACCTGGTCCAACCTGCGCGGTCCCGTCGGCGACCTGGTCGAAATCCTGGTCACCGGCGCCTTCGGCCGCCTCGATCTGCTGGTGCCGCCGCTGCTCGCCCTCATCGCCGTGCGCTTCATCCGGCATCCCGAGAAGCCCGAGGCCAACGGCCGCATCGTGATCGGCCTGTCCGCGCTCCTCATCGGCGTGCTCGGCCAGGTCCACATCGCCTGCGGCGCGCCCGCCCGCAGCGACGGCATGCAGGCCATAAGGGCCGCCGGCGGTCTCATCGGCTGGGGCGCGGCGACCCCGCTGACGTACACCATGGGTGAACTGCTCGCCGTACCGCTGCTCGTGCTGCTCACGATCTTCGGGCTGCTGGTCGTCACGGCGACCCCGGTCAACGCCATCCCGCAGCGGCTGCGGCTGCTCGGCAGGAAGCTCGGGCTCCTCCACGACCCGGCCGACGACGAGGACGAGTTCTCCGACGACGACGAGCGCTACGACGACCAGTGGCGCGACGCGCTGCCCGAGCGCCCGCGCAGGCGCGGACCCAAGCCCGAGGCGTACGACCCCGAGAGCGCGGAGCAGGAGGCCCTCTCGCGGCGTCGCGGTCGTCCGAGGCGTTCCGCGGTGCCCAAGCCCGCGATGGACCGGCAGATGGACGCCGTGGACGTCGCGGCCGCCGCCGCTGCCGCCCTGGACGGTGCCGTGATGCACGGCATGCCGCCCTCGCCGATCGTCGCCGACCTCACCCAGGGCGTGAGCGTGGGCGACCGTGAAGGCACGCCGACCCCCACCCCGACGCCTGTCCCGGCCGCACGGCCGAAGCAGGAGAAGCTCAAGGCGGACGTACCGGATCTCACGAAGTCCGCCCCCGACGAGATCCGCGATCTGCCGCCGCGCGCCGAGCAGCTCCAGCTCTCTGGAGACATCACCTACTCCCTGCCGTCGCTCGACCTCCTCACGCGCGGCGGCCCCGGCAAGGCGCGCAGCGCCGCGAACGACGCCGTCGTCGCCTCGCTCACCACCGTCTTCTCCGAGTTCAAGGTCGACGCGGCCGTCACCGGCTTCACGCGCGGGCCGACGGTCACGCGGTACGAGGTCGAGCTCGGCCCCGCCGTCAAGGTCGAGCGGATCACCGCGCTGACCAAGAACATCGCGTACGCCGTCGCCAGCCCGGACGTGCGGATCATCAGCCCGATCCCCGGAAAGTCGGCGGTCGGCATCGAGATCCCGAACACCGACCGCGAGATGGTCAACCTCGGGGACGTGCTGCGGCTCGCGGCGGCGGCCGAGGACGAGCATCCGATGCTGGTCGCGCTCGGCAAGGACGTCGAGGGCGGCTATGTGATGGCGAACATGGCGAAGATGCCGCACATCCTGGTCGCCGGAGCCACCGGTTCGGGTAAGTCCTCGTGCATCAACTGCCTGATCACGTCGATCATGATGCGGGCGACCCCCGAGGACGTGCGCATGGTCCTCGTCGACCCCAAGCGCGTCGAGCTGACCGCCTACGAGGGCATTCCTCACCTGATCACGCCGATCATCACCAACCCGAAGCGGGCCGCCGAGGCGCTCCAGTGGGTCGTACGGGAAATGGACCTTCGGTACGACGATCTGGCGGCGTTCGGATACCGGCACATCGACGACTTCAACCAGGCCATCCGCGACGGCAAACTCAAAACGCCGGAAGGCAGCGAGCGGGAGCTCAAGACCTATCCGTATCTGCTGGTGATCGTCGATGAGCTCGCCGACCTGATGATGGTCGCGCCGCGGGACGTCGAGGACTCGATCGTGCGGATCACGCAGCTCGCGCGCGCGGCCGGTATCCACCTGGTGCTGGCCACGCAGCGGCCGTCGGTGGATGTCGTGACCGGTCTGATCAAGGCCAACGTGCCCTCCCGGCTCGCCTTCGCGACGTCGTCGCTGGCGGACTCACGGGTCATCCTCGACCAGCCCGGTGCCGAGAAGCTGATCGGCAAGGGCGACGGCCTGTTCCTGCCGATGGGGGCGAACAAGCCGACCCGTATGCAGGGCGCCTTCGTGACCGAGGAAGAGGTCGCGGTCGTCGTCCAGCACTGCAAGGACCAGATGGCGCCCGTCTTCCGGGACGACGTCACCGTGGGCACCAAGCAGAAGAAGGAGATCGACGAGGACATCGGCGACGACCTCGACCTGCTGTGCCAGGCGGCCGAACTGGTCGTCTCCACGCAGTTCGGGTCCACCTCGATGCTCCAGCGCAAACTGCGCGT
- a CDS encoding response regulator yields the protein MVQKAKILLVDDRPENLLALEAILSALDQTLVRASSGEEALKALLTDDFAVILLDVQMPGMDGFETAAHIKRRERTRDIPIIFLTAINHGPHHTFRGYAAGAVDYISKPFDPWVLRAKVSVFVELYMKNCQLREQAALLRLQLEGGGGKTAVGEAKEPAGLLAELSARLAAVEEQAEALSKQLDDESADAAAVATAAHLERKLTGLRRALDALEPGAGNGAPSVPSQN from the coding sequence ATGGTGCAGAAGGCCAAGATCCTCCTGGTCGATGACCGGCCGGAGAATCTGCTGGCGCTGGAGGCCATCCTCTCTGCGCTCGATCAGACGCTGGTGCGGGCATCGTCCGGGGAGGAAGCGCTCAAAGCACTGCTGACGGACGACTTCGCGGTCATCCTGCTGGATGTCCAGATGCCGGGCATGGACGGTTTCGAAACCGCCGCGCACATCAAGCGGCGGGAACGGACCCGGGACATCCCGATCATCTTCCTCACCGCCATCAACCACGGCCCGCATCACACCTTCCGCGGCTATGCGGCGGGCGCGGTCGACTACATCTCCAAGCCCTTCGACCCGTGGGTGCTGCGCGCGAAGGTCTCCGTTTTCGTCGAGCTCTACATGAAGAACTGCCAGCTCCGGGAACAGGCGGCCCTGCTGCGGCTCCAGTTGGAGGGCGGCGGAGGCAAGACCGCGGTCGGCGAGGCGAAGGAGCCGGCCGGGCTGCTCGCCGAATTGTCGGCGCGGCTCGCGGCCGTCGAGGAGCAGGCCGAGGCGCTGTCCAAGCAGCTCGACGACGAGTCCGCGGACGCGGCGGCCGTAGCCACGGCCGCGCACCTCGAGCGCAAACTCACGGGCTTGCGCCGGGCGCTGGACGCTCTGGAGCCGGGCGCGGGCAATGGAGCACCGTCGGTGCCCTCGCAGAACTGA